Sequence from the Sulfurimonas hongkongensis genome:
GACATCGCTAAAATCAAAGCTATAAACATCTCCAACTTTTCCATCAACTACTTTTACACAGTCTATAAGTAAAACACTCTCATACTCTGTAATAATAGGAATCAATCTTTGTGCTAAAGTACCACCATCTAGGATATCTACGGTATGCTCATCAGATATAAACTCATATTTTTCATCTAGTAGATTTGCAAGATGAGGACCAATCCCCTCATCTCCAAACAGAATATTTCCAATACCAAGAATTAAAATTTTCAAAAGCTATTCCTCTGTATTAGTGTTTTCTTTTCCATCTATATCCGCTAAATATAGAGTCAACTGTTCCCTCTTTGCCATAGACAGCGTTAAAGACTACCATATAAACATGCCCAACTACAAAGATAATAACTCCCCACATAAGTATATGATGAAGCTCTCTAACCGCCGCTAATCCACCAATCATAGCTTCGATAACTCTCATTGAGTCATAGAGTATTGCACCTATTCCACCATGAAAGCTGTGAACATAGAGGATAAGTCCTGTTAGAATTAGACCACTTATTGCAACATAAAAGACTACATAAGCCATTAGCTGTATAACATTATAGGCTCCACTTAGCTTTGGATGTTTTGTTAAGAGGAGATAATATCCTACCTGATTAAGCCAATTTTTAAGACTAAAAAGATCTTTAAAAGAATTTATCTCAACCTTATCTTTAACAGAAAAAAAGAAGTAGTATGTTTTTCCTATAAACATAGATATCATAATAAATCCAAAAATTTCATGTATACCTCTTAAATCTGCATTTAAAAAATTTGTCGGCTGGGCATTTACAGCTGGCACTATAAAAGGAACAGAGATATAAAATCCTGTTACGGTTAGTATGATTATACTTAACACTCTAATCCAGTGATGCCATCTATAAAAAGAAGTAAATTCAAGCTCACGTTGGATTTTTTCATCACTGTTTTTTAAAGAGCTTTGCTCTAATGTAGTAACACCTTGCATAATAGCCCCCTTAAACCGTACATCCGCCATAAAGCGGATCAACTTTATACTCACTTAGCACTTTGCCTTTAGTATCCATTACATGAACAGCACATGCTATACATGGATCATATGAGTGGATGATTCTAATTATCTCTATTGGTTGTGTCAAATCTTCTATCTTTAGACCGATTAAGTCAGCTTCATATGGTCCTTTTGAACCTTTAGCGTCCATAGGCCCAGCATTCCAAGTAGATGGAACAACTGTTTGATAGTTCTCAACAACTCCGTTTTTAATTCTAATCCAGTGACTAAGCATTCCACGAGGCACATCACCTAGACCTCTTCCTTTATACTCTTTGTTTTTATCAATCGTATAAGTTGCACAAGTCTCTTGATCAACTTTTAGGTTTTCTATAAGATTATTAAAAGCAACCAATGCGTTATCAGCTATAAGTTTAGTTTGTAGCATTCGCCCAGCTGTTCTTCCTAGAGTTGAAAACAGAGCACTAGCAGGTAGTCCTGTCTGCTCTAAAAATCCATTTACAACACTCTCTACTCTTTTGTTACCTTTTGCATAAGCAACTAAGATACAAGCAAGAGGTCCAACTTCCATAGGTTCGCCATCATATCTAGGTGATTTTATCCAGCTATATTTCTCTTTTTCATTAATATTTTTTGAAGCTACCATCTTACCATCAGGTCCAACGCTTTGCCCATCTACAAAACCTGTATATTTAGGATTGTTTGTCCCATCATAAGGATGCTGTGGTTCTTCATCTTTGTACCAAGCATGCGTAGCTTCTTCTGTTATTTTATCTTCATCGATTTCAAAGACTTTACTCAAATCTCCGTTTTTAATGATGCCACTCTCAAAAAGATACTCATTCCTTCCTACCATAAACTCTCTATGAGCTAAAAAGTTTTTAACACCCATAGGTTTCATAACTGATGGCTCTGTTTTATACATCTGGGCTGCCATTACAATATCTGCGTAATAAGCATTATTTATAAATTCAGCAACATCTTGAAACTTAACAAGATACTCTCCCATTCTAGCTGGATTTAAAAGATCCATAACACAGGTAACACCACCAACTGCTAAACTTTGAGGATGTGGTTGTTTACCTCCAAATATCGCCATCATTTGTGCTACAGTTCTTTGAACCTCAAGCGCTTTTAAATAGTGAGAGAGTGCTATAAGGTTTTGCTCAGGAGAGAGTCTAAAGGTTTTATGACCCCAATATGCATTAGCAAAAGGCCCAAGTCCTTGAGGATTTTTAGCAAATTTTGCTATTTTTTCTTTCACCTTTTTCAGCTCATTCTCACCTGTTCCTATAGGATTTGGTGTATATTTAAATGCTAACTTACTAGCTTTTGCCTCATCAGCCGATAGTGCGGAGACTATATCTACCCAATCAACACCATGGAGATGATAAAAGTGAACAACGTGGTCATGCATAAATAGAGCAGCAAGCATAAGTGTTCTTACAAGTTCTGCATTATATGGTATTTTAATATCCAATGCGTCCTCCACTGCAACAGTACTTATTAGATAGTGTGAGTAGGTACAAACACCACAGATTCTCTGCATCATTAGTGGTATATTTCTGGGGTCTCTTCCTTTGGCTATAACCTCTAAACCTCTCCATAGAGTTGACGATACAAAAGCATCTTGAACAACCCCATCATCTCCTACTATTACTTCAGCTCTTAAATGTCCCTCTATTCTTGTTATCGGGTCTACTATTACTCTTTTTGACATATCTATACTCCTCTATTCTTTAGGTTTTTTAACTAATGATATGGCGGCATGCGCCGCTATTCCAATTGCAGTTACAGTTAAAATTCCAACACCTATCTTATCCGCTGTTGCATCAGCACCGAGTCCTCCAAAGGTTGTATGATAGAGTCTATCACCTAGTGGTTCATGAACTATTCCCATTTTATCCCAAAAATCAGGTTCACTGCATCCCATACAGCCATGTCCTGCTTGAATTGGCCAAGATGTACCTTGATTAAATTTTTGTTTTGAGCAGTTGTTAAAGGTATAAGGTCCTTTACATCCTACTTTATAAAGACAAAAACCATTTTTTGCGCCCTCATCACCAAACTCTTCTACAAACTCACCTGCATCAAATCTACCTCTCCTCTCACAAGCATCATGGATTCTAAGTCCATAAGCCCATTTTGGTCTGTTGTAAACATCAAGTGCTGGAAGAGTTCCATATAAAATAAAGTGAAATAGCGTTCCTACAATATTGCTCTCACTAGGAGGACAACCTGGAACATTTATAACTGGTCTGTTTGTTACATTACTAAGTGCTGTTGCATTTGTAGGATTTGGAGCTGCAGCTTGGACGCCACCAAAGGATGAACATGTACCAATAGCAAAAATCGCAGCAGCATTTTGAGATGCATCTTTTGCACTCTGCTCTCCTGTTTTACCATGAGCACCGATTGTTAAAAAGTAATCACTCTGCCCATGGGGGATACCACCTTCGACCATTAAGATATATCTACCCTTATATTTTTCAATAGCATGTTCGAGATTTTCCTCAGCCTGCCAACCAGCTGCTGCCATAAGTGTCTCATGATACTCAAGTGAAATATAATCAAATATCAGACTATCTATACTCGGTGTAGCAGTTCTAAGCAAAGATTCACTACATCCTGTACACTCTGCCATATGTAACCAAACTAAGGGAAGCCTATCAGCTAACTCTGCTGCCTTTGCAACAAGAGGAGTAAAACTAGCAGGCAACATCAGCATTGATGTCATGGCTCCTGCCCAAGTCATAAACTCTCTTCTTGAAAAACCTTTCTCTTCAACCAATTTTGAGATTGAAACTTCCTCATCTAGTTTTGGTAGATTTGACAACTCTTCTAATCTAGAAGACAACTTGTTAAACAAACTATTACTCTCCATAACATGCTCCCCATAATTTAATATTATCCTAAGAATGAATACTCATTCAGTAATAGTATACAAAAAAAACTTAATCTAAAATTAAAAAGATGTATATAACTATTATTTATATAATAAAGTCAAATTTAGTGTAGATTGTATAATTTTAAATTATTAATGTGTAGTGCAGACCGAACAAACGTCAAATGATTTAAAAACAAGTTCTGCAGTTTTTATATCACTTAGTCCAACCATTGCTTTTTGCGAAACTCCTGGTTTTTCTCTTGTTCCACCACTTAAATTCCACTGTGTTGGAGTAATAATCTCATAATTTTTTATAATACCCTCTTCCAACTCAACTTTATGAATCAGAGTTCCGCGTGCTGCCTCAACAGCAGAGTAACCACTGGAGGTAAGTTTTGAGATGTCAAACTCTGGCTCAATATATGAAGGCTCATCCAAATCTATCTTATCTATCAGTTTTTTTGAATGATTTAAAAGCTCTAATATCTCAAAAACTCTTGCTAAGATTCTACTAAAGAGACTATCACCATACTTTTTATGAGCATCTACTACAAGAGTTGTTTTATTTACCATAGCACGGGCAAGTGGTCCTACTTCATAGTACTTGTCTTTATAGCTTACATTTTTAGCAAATGATGATGGCACTTCAGACTCTTTTACATCTTTTAGTGAAATACTGTGACTTACTCTTGCCTTTAGCGACTTGCCTTTTTTAAAAAAACTATTTTCCCCAAAAGCTATAAACCTATCATAACTCTTTGCATGATTTAGCATATCTCTTTTTTTTATCTCTATTAATATTTCTGGTAAATCTCCAGAAAAATCTAAAAGTGCATCTGCATCTTTACATGCTAAGAGTGTTTTACTATCTACTTTTACCAAGTTATCCTCTACAAACTTAAGTGTTTGAGTTATATAACTCTCTATTTTTATAATGTCCATTTGAGTGATTTCACAAACTACTCCACCAACAACTGCATAAGAAGTATGAGGATATTGTCCACCTAAAGCTGCTATAGCTTTGCCCATAAGTTGCGTCGGATATGTTGCTTTTAATATCTGTTGTTTATGCCCAAAAAAAGGCAACATTGTTAGATAAAACCACTTAAAATGGTTTTGAATAAGCTCAAAATTAAGAGTTAGCTCTCTTATGGCTTTTGCTTTATTTGAGAGCTGTAGATTGTTATAGCAACTCTCTAGTGCCTCAACTGTAGCTATAAGATGTGCATGACCACAGATGCCACAGACCCTTGGATTTATCACAAGTGCGTCAAAAGCTCTTTTGTCTCTTAAGATATTTTCAATATTTCTTGTTGACATAAACTCAACATCCACAAAATCAATCTTGTCATCTTTAAAATTAAAGTTGAGCTTTGCTTCGCCCTCTATTTTTTCTATCAATTTAATCATCAAACAACTTCTTCTCTAATCTGTCAATTTTAAACGCTTTTGTGATTCCAGCAAGAGTAAGATAAGCTCTTTTGCTAACACCAACAGGCAGGTTCTCAGGAATGGACATATTTTTTTTCGTACTAAAGAGGTTTTGCCTTGGAAAGCTAGGTTCAGTACAACCCATACAAGGAAGCCCTGCTCTAGTTTTTGAATTTACCTCATTCCAAAGTATCTTATTGCAACTCCCATGTGTAAAAGGCGCTTGACAGCCATGCTCATAATACATACATCCCTCAAGCTCTCCAAATTTGTGATTATCTACTTTATACTCAAAATATTCGTTTCTTGTACAACCATTATGAACAGTATAAGCATAAAATGCTTTTGGTCTTAAAAAGCCATCAAGCCTTAATGTAGTGCTCTTTTTAATAGCATAGAGAGTATTTACCAAAACTTCTGGATGAATAGGACAACCCGATATTGAAATCGTTTTATCTAACAAATATTTAAAGTTTTCTATCTGCTTTTCTTGGTCAAAATGTAGTCCTGAAGTGTTTTTATAACCACTCTCTCTAAAAATACCCCCAAAAGTTGCGCATGTACCAACGGTAACTATTTTTTGCACTATCTTAGAGTATTTTTCAATTATATCTACAATCGATACATCCGCTCTTTTAAACTCCCTTGATATCGCACCCTCTATAAGCAGGATATCACATGAAATAAGTTTTGAGACTATATCTTGTAGCAGATACTTAGAATCTATAACTGGATGATAAATAAATTCAAAGTCATCTAAGAATGTTTCCATATATGGATAGTTTAAAAATGAGTGAGTATTACCATTGCAAGAGATGGCACTAAGCCATAAAATTCTCATCTTTTTTTTCATAATCTACTCAGCGCTGAGGGCTTTGTATATATTAAATGTTATGTCCTCTACATAGTCATTTAAATCTTTTGGCAAAATATTTTCGCCTTTTAAAAAAACCATACCACCCAAATAACCCATAAAAAGTCCAAAAGCACTAAAGAAGTCTTGTTCTCTTAAATCTCCACACTTAACACCCTCTTCAAAGTAGATCATAATCTCTGTAACAAACTCATTTACACAGAGCATGCCCTCACAACTATCTTTAAAAACTTCACGATTAGATAGGTATATCCTTAAAAAATAGTCTATCATCTCAGGTTTTAGCGAGGCAGTTTTAAAATACATCTCTACTATTTTTCTTGTTTTTTCTTTAGTAGATATATCCTCTTCATTTATCTCTTTTAGTTTTTCTCCTAAATATATAGAGATGTACTTTATGATTTCACTCGCTAATATATCTTTAGATTTAAAATAGTTATACATGTTACCAACGCTCATCTTAAGAGATTTAGCAATATCAGGTATAGTAGTACTGTAAAATCCTCTTGAGGCAAATAACTCTAGTGCGCACTGTATTATCTGCTCTTTTTTTAACTTCTTTTTGTCTAACAAAACACTCTCCTGCTCAATTAACATAGCAAGATTATACTATAAATATTCTATGTTTTTAAATTACTGAAATCCTTTAGCTAGCTCTTTGGGTCCCTCTTTTTAGATGGAATGCATACATAAGTTAATCTATACTAAAATATCTAAATGCGAATATCAATATAGAGAGTTAAAGAACAAAGCAAGAGAAAAAAACTAAGTTCACAATAACTTCACAAGTACTTTGTAAGATACAAAATACAAATCTTGTGTTTTTAAAGAGAGGATTTTACTATAATGAAATTTTTGTTTTTACATATATGCCTTTTTGGCTTAATACTCCAAGCAAATATCTTAACACAGCAAGAGTGTATAGATAAAACGCTTAAAAATCATCCTGATATCAAAAAGCTATCTCTTAGCGTCAATAGAGCTGATGCTGCTGTCGGAATTGCAAAAGCTGATTATCTGCCTCAAATAGATGCAAATGCACAATATAATCCCATCAATACTTTTGTGATGCCACAAAGTGGACACTTCAACACTATAGAAGATGATAGCTGGCAAGCTGGTGTAGAACTCAATCAAAAAATCTATGATTTTTCTAAAACCACATCTAATATTAACGCTTCTAAAAAGGATAAAGAGATAGCATCTTTGTACTTAGGTGACCAAAAAGCCCTTCTGGCTTATAGTGTAAAGATTCAGTACAACATTGTACTTCTTCAAACAAAAGCACTTGAGGTAAGAAAAAAAGATCTCCAAACAAAAGAAGAGCTCTACAATCAAGCAAAAGCCTTTGTAAAAGAGGGTTTAAAAACTGAGGCCGATGCCCTAAGCCTTCTTAGTGCGATGTATATAGCAGAAGATAGTCTTGCCCAGACTGAGTCTGAACTTGACAAAGCTCTCTCAACTCTCTCTTTATATATGGGAGAAAAAATAGATTCGCACACCAAATTTGAAGATAGTAGTATATTAAATAATAGTACTATAGAAGACTCTGAAGTTCTTCTTGAGAGTATCCTAGCAAATAACTATGAAGCAAAGAGCAAAGAGCAACAGGTATATAGAGATGAGTTTTTGTATAAAGCTTCAAAAGCCGGGCACTATGGCTCCATAGATGCTATAGCATCATATACACATCAAGATACTCTAAACGAATATGACACCTCACAAGTAGGCATATCTATCAACATCCCTATCTATAGTGGTGGAAGAGTAAGTGCAGAAGTCCAGCAAAAACGCATAGCAAAAGATGAGTCAAAAGAGGCTTATAACTCTAAAAAATTACTTCTTGAAGATGAGATGCAACGGCTTATAATTGACTTAAAAAAGTTCAAACATACAGTAAAAGCCAAAGAGGCCCTGCTAGAGTCTTCACAAGCTACTAAAGATATTGTTGAGGCTAGATATAAAGAAGGACTCTCAACTTATATAGAAGTTCTTGATGCATCTTCAACTTATCTGTTTGCTAACTTAGGACTCTTAGAAGCCAAATTTAGTATAAATAACATTATCAACAGACTAGACTACTTACAAGGAATCATACAATGAAGACATGGATAAAATATAGTATAGGTGCATTAATTATTGCTCTAGGGGTTTTTGTTTTTTACAACAAGGTATATGTAGAAAAATCAACTTTTAGTACGATAAAGCCTGTTTATGGGGATCTGTTTGTAAGTATCAGAGGGATTGGAAATGTAGATGCAAAAAACATCTATACAATTACAGCACAGAGTGGTGGAAAGATACAAAACATCTATTATGATGAAGGAGAATGGATAAAAAAAGGGGATTTGCTCCTAAATATAGACCCTGTAGATCTGCCTATGCTCTTAGATGAACAAAGAGTAGCACTTAAAAAAGCTAGACATGAAGTTCGTACCACCAAGAGTAATCTTGAGAGCCTAGAAGCCCAAAGATCACTTCTATTAGTAACTTATAGTCGCTACAAAAAACTACTAGAAGATAGATATGCTACTCAAGCAGAGTTTGACAAGGCTGAGAGTGACTTACAAAACATGGATGCACAAATAGATGCGGCAAAAGCAAAGATTGCATCTGCTAAACTTGAGATTCAAAGATTAGGTAAAACAATAGAAGCCTCGCAAGAAAAGCTAAAAAGACTCAAAATTTACGCTCCCTCTGATGGATATATAATCTCAAAAGATGCAGAGTTAGCACAATATGTTCTACCATCAACTCCAATCTTTAAGATAGTTGATCCTAAAACACTCTGGGTTGTTGTAAACGTAGATGAGAGACTTGCCCATAGTGTAAAACTAGGTCAAGATGCGTCCATAGTGTTAAGATCTCAAAAAGATAAAAAACTTCAAGGAGTTGTTAAAAGAGTTGTAGCTATTAGTAATGCTGTAACACTTGAGAGAGAGATAGCAGTAGCGTTCAAAGTTACTCCAAGTAAGTTTTACATAAATGAACAAGCAGAAGTAAATATAAAAACCACAAAGCATGAAAATGTCTTAAAAATTCCCATCACTCTCATCCGCACAAAAGAGTCTAAAAAAGGTGTTTGGGTAGTAAAAGATGATAGAGCTTATTTTACACCTATAACTATTTTGGCACAAAATGATGATGAGGTTGCTGTATCTGATGGTATTAATAGGGATACAGAACTAATCATACATAAAAGTTCAAATAAACCACTTAGCGATGGTATGAAGATATTTAGATGATTAATTTAGCTGCAAGAGATATAAAACACACCCTTGGTAAGTTTATAGCAACTGCTATGGGTGTTGGTATGCTCCTTGGAATTGTTCTTATTATGATTGGTGTTTATCGCGGGATGATAGTTGAAGCTGAGATTTTACTAAATGATATAGATGCAGACTTATGGATAGTTCAAGAGAACACTTTAGGACCATTTGCTGAGTCTTCAAGAGTTCATGAAGACCTTAAAGATATCATCTATGTTATGAATGGCATAGAGAGAAGTGAAGCTATGACTTTTCAAAATATTCAACTCCCAAGTGCTAGTAAACCTGTTAGAGTTTTTGCTGTAGGTTTTGATATCCATGGAACATTTAATCCAATAAACCCAGATAGATTGATAGCTGGGCGTGAACTTAAAAATGACCACTATGAGATTGTTGTAACAGATACAACAGGCTTTAAGCTAGATGAGAGAATAAAACTTGGAAGAAATTTTTATAGGGTTGTTGGAATAACAACAAAAACAGTCTCAAACAATGGAGACCCTTTGGTTTATCTCAGTCTAAAAGATGCTCAAGAGTTGCAATTTTTATACTCAAACAAAGAGATACAAAACAATGTTGCAAGAGGGGTAGAAAATACTGAATCTAATATGGTCAACACTATCGTTGCTAAGGTAAAAGAGGGTTTTGAGATAGATGAAGTGGCCCAAGAGATTAGAAAGTGGCAACATAAGAGTGTTTATACAGCAAAGGGGCAAACTGATATTTTAATAAAAAACCTAATTGAGAAGTCAGCGGTACAGATAGGTCTTTTTACAGTTATTTTAATTGTTGTATCAACTATCATCATAGCACTCATTATCTACACCATGACGCTAGAGAAGATGAAAGAGATAGCCATCATGAAACTTATGGGACTACCAAACTCTCTTATCATAGAGATGATTGTTAAAGAGACTATACTCTTAGGTATTTTTGCTTTTATTTTTGGAAATATCTTTTCACATCTCATTTATGATAGCTTTCCAAAGTTAGTAGTCTTGCAAATCCCTGACGCATGGGCGTTGTTTGGAGTTATTTTAGTAGCTTCCATCTTAGCTTCTTTTGTTGGTGTAAATAAAGTTATAAGTGCTGATCCAGCAGCTGCTATTGGAGGATGATATGAGCAAACATAGTGCTATAAAGGTTAAAGACCTTGTAAAACACTTTGGCAAAGATGATAATCTAGTTAGAGTTATAGAGGGTGCTTCATTTGAGATACAAAAGGGAGAAGTTGTAGCTCTAATAGCTCCTAGTGGTGCTGGAAAAACTACCCTTTTGATGATGATTGGCTGTGTTACAGAGCCAACAAGTGGAGAAATTTGGCTCGGGGAAGATTTGGTTTATAAGAATAAGTGGATGGCTAAAGATACTCGTAAGATACGTAGAGAGAAGATTGGCTTTATCTTTCAATCTCACTATCTTATCCCTTTTTTAAATGTTTTAGAAAACATAACACTACTGCCTCAGGCAAACGATGTAAGTCAAAAAGATGCTCAGATAAAAGCCATGGAGCTACTTAAATATCTCGAAATTGATGACAAAGCGCACAATATGACATCACAACTCTCTGGCGGACAGAACCAAAGGGTTGCCATCGCAAGAGCACTAGCAAACAACCCAGAGATCATACTAGCAGATGAGCCAACAGCAGCGTTAGATGGTGAAAGAGCAGTTAGTGTAATTAAGATGCTTAAAAAGATAGCATCTGAACAAAATGTTGCCATCATCACCGTTACTCATGATGATAGAATTCTTCCCTATTGTGATAGAATAATGAAAATACAAGACAGAGCTATTGTTTTTGAGTAGTCAGTGGAGGTACTGCTTTTATGAAGATTTTATATCTTGAAGATGATATAAACCTATCTCAAACTTTAAAAGAATTTTTAAGCGATGAAGGTTTTGATGTTACTTGTGTTTATGATGGCGAAGATGCGCTACAAGAAGTCTATAGTTCAAACTTTGATATCTTACTCTTAGATGTCAATGTTCCTCATATCAATGGATTTGAACTTTTAAAAGAATTAAGAGAGACAAAGACAAATACCCCAGCTATCTTTATAACTTCCCTAAATGGTATAGATGATCTCTCAAGAGGATTTTTAAGTGGTGCTGATGACTATATTAAAAAACCATTTGAATTAAAAGAGCTACTTTTAAGGATCAATGCTCTTTTAAAAAGAGTGTATAAAACACAAGAGAGCATCATGCAAATAACGCAAAATATAGAGTTTAATATACACAGCGATGAGCTAAAAAAAGATGATAAAATAATTACTCTAAAACATAAAGAGTCTCTTCTTTTAAAACTTCTACTAAAACACAAAAATGAGTGCGTGAGCTTTGATGATATCTATCAAAATGTTTGGAGTTTTGATGAAGAACATAGCTATATGAGCTTAAGAACATACATAAAAGAGCTGCGTAAATATCTTGGCAAAGAGCGGATACTTAGCATAAAAAAACTTGGATATAAGCTTGTATAGAGGTGAGAAAAAAAGCATCATCTATGTGCTTGGACTCTATCTTAGTTCTACACTTTTACTCATTACCACTCTTTTTATAAGTTATTACTACTACGAACAAGAACAGTTTGCACATAGTGAAAAAGATCTTTTAAAAAAATATACTCTTCTTCTAACACAACAGCTCTCCGAGCTAAATGAAAAGAGCAGCGAGAGATATAGATATCCTAGATTTAATGAATTTGAGAGTGCCATCTATGATATAGATAAGAACCTCATCTTTAGCACAAGCAAAGATATAGATATAACAAAGTTTAAAGATGATTTTTTTACAAAGGAGTCCAACTCTTATTTTATTTCGTCACTTACACCCTACTATTTTGGCGCTGCTTACATTATTATAGAAAAAAAGTCTAAGCATCTTGACATTTTAGATAATCTTATATTTATTGCTATTGTTACGATTATAATAACCTTAGTTACCTCTGTTTTTCTTGTTAATCTTGTCCTAAGACCTATGAGAGAGAACATAAAACTTCTTGATAGCTTTATAAAAGATACTACACATGAGCTAAACACACCCATCACTGCAATACTTACAAATATAGAGACTATAGACTCTTCAAATTGTGATGAGAAAACATTAAGAAAACTAAAACGCATAAAAATAGCATCACAAAGTATCTCAAATATCTATGAAGACTTAGTCTATATACTCTTAAACCACAGAACATCTACTCAAAATATAGACCTTAATCTAAAAGAGATGCTGCACCAAAGAGTAGAATATTTCACAGAAATGGCACATACAAAAAAGATAGACTTTACCTTAGATATAGAAAAAGATGTCTACTTCAAAGCTGATAAAAAAAAGATACAGAGACTCATAGATAACCTCATATCAAATGCAATTAAATATAGCTACAAAGCCACAACTATAAAGATCATCTTAAAGTATTCTTCTCTTATCATCGAAGATGAAGGAAAAGGTATGAGTAAGCAAGAGGTTAAAAACATCTTTACAAGATATTTAAGATTTGACAAGTCTCAAGGTGGTTTTGGCATAGGATATAGCATCATAAAGTCTATAGCCGATGAATACAAGATAAAGATAGACATAGTCTCAAAGCAAAACCAAGGAACAAAGGTAGCTCTATCATGGTAAGACTCTTAAGTGTTTTTCTTCTTTTTTACATAACCCTAGGTGCTTCGGAGTTTGATAAA
This genomic interval carries:
- a CDS encoding response regulator transcription factor, producing the protein MKILYLEDDINLSQTLKEFLSDEGFDVTCVYDGEDALQEVYSSNFDILLLDVNVPHINGFELLKELRETKTNTPAIFITSLNGIDDLSRGFLSGADDYIKKPFELKELLLRINALLKRVYKTQESIMQITQNIEFNIHSDELKKDDKIITLKHKESLLLKLLLKHKNECVSFDDIYQNVWSFDEEHSYMSLRTYIKELRKYLGKERILSIKKLGYKLV
- a CDS encoding sensor histidine kinase is translated as MYRGEKKSIIYVLGLYLSSTLLLITTLFISYYYYEQEQFAHSEKDLLKKYTLLLTQQLSELNEKSSERYRYPRFNEFESAIYDIDKNLIFSTSKDIDITKFKDDFFTKESNSYFISSLTPYYFGAAYIIIEKKSKHLDILDNLIFIAIVTIIITLVTSVFLVNLVLRPMRENIKLLDSFIKDTTHELNTPITAILTNIETIDSSNCDEKTLRKLKRIKIASQSISNIYEDLVYILLNHRTSTQNIDLNLKEMLHQRVEYFTEMAHTKKIDFTLDIEKDVYFKADKKKIQRLIDNLISNAIKYSYKATTIKIILKYSSLIIEDEGKGMSKQEVKNIFTRYLRFDKSQGGFGIGYSIIKSIADEYKIKIDIVSKQNQGTKVALSW
- a CDS encoding ABC transporter permease translates to MINLAARDIKHTLGKFIATAMGVGMLLGIVLIMIGVYRGMIVEAEILLNDIDADLWIVQENTLGPFAESSRVHEDLKDIIYVMNGIERSEAMTFQNIQLPSASKPVRVFAVGFDIHGTFNPINPDRLIAGRELKNDHYEIVVTDTTGFKLDERIKLGRNFYRVVGITTKTVSNNGDPLVYLSLKDAQELQFLYSNKEIQNNVARGVENTESNMVNTIVAKVKEGFEIDEVAQEIRKWQHKSVYTAKGQTDILIKNLIEKSAVQIGLFTVILIVVSTIIIALIIYTMTLEKMKEIAIMKLMGLPNSLIIEMIVKETILLGIFAFIFGNIFSHLIYDSFPKLVVLQIPDAWALFGVILVASILASFVGVNKVISADPAAAIGG
- a CDS encoding efflux RND transporter periplasmic adaptor subunit, whose translation is MKTWIKYSIGALIIALGVFVFYNKVYVEKSTFSTIKPVYGDLFVSIRGIGNVDAKNIYTITAQSGGKIQNIYYDEGEWIKKGDLLLNIDPVDLPMLLDEQRVALKKARHEVRTTKSNLESLEAQRSLLLVTYSRYKKLLEDRYATQAEFDKAESDLQNMDAQIDAAKAKIASAKLEIQRLGKTIEASQEKLKRLKIYAPSDGYIISKDAELAQYVLPSTPIFKIVDPKTLWVVVNVDERLAHSVKLGQDASIVLRSQKDKKLQGVVKRVVAISNAVTLEREIAVAFKVTPSKFYINEQAEVNIKTTKHENVLKIPITLIRTKESKKGVWVVKDDRAYFTPITILAQNDDEVAVSDGINRDTELIIHKSSNKPLSDGMKIFR
- a CDS encoding ABC transporter ATP-binding protein translates to MSKHSAIKVKDLVKHFGKDDNLVRVIEGASFEIQKGEVVALIAPSGAGKTTLLMMIGCVTEPTSGEIWLGEDLVYKNKWMAKDTRKIRREKIGFIFQSHYLIPFLNVLENITLLPQANDVSQKDAQIKAMELLKYLEIDDKAHNMTSQLSGGQNQRVAIARALANNPEIILADEPTAALDGERAVSVIKMLKKIASEQNVAIITVTHDDRILPYCDRIMKIQDRAIVFE